Proteins encoded by one window of Dermochelys coriacea isolate rDerCor1 chromosome 13, rDerCor1.pri.v4, whole genome shotgun sequence:
- the LOC119842288 gene encoding angiogenin-2-like has product MALKVTPVLLLLLAAALVLLGASANQEQYDRFLLQHFDAKPKGRNDRYCNNHMRYMMEEDRRRHPNPGPKVCKETNTFIHGNSDDIKAICTSHGGRNYVTTTRQAMRQSLRPFQITTCTWHGGKPLDNCQYRAARDSRMIVVTCDEHEHPVHFAESQI; this is encoded by the coding sequence ATGGCTCTGAAAGTGAcccctgtgctgctgctgctactagcTGCTGCGCTGGTGCTGTTGGGAGCATCAGCCAACCAGGAGCAGTATGACCGGTTCCTCCTGCAGCACTTTGATGCAAAGCCCAAGGGTCGTAATGACCGCTACTGCAACAACCACATGCGCTACATGATGGAGGAGGACAGGAGGAGGCACCCAAATCCTGGGCCAAAAGTCTGCAAGGAGACAAACACCTTCATTCACGGCAACAGCGACGATATCAAAGCCATCTGCACTAGCCATGGAGGCAGGAACTATGTAACCACAACCAGGCAGGCCATGCGCCAGAGCCTCAGACCATTCCAGATCACCACCTGCACCTGGCACGGAGGTAAACCCCTTGACAACTGCCAGTACAGGGCGGCCCGGGACTCTAGGATGATCGTCGTCACATGCGACGAGCATGAGCACCCCGTGCATTTTGCAGAGAGCCAGATCTGA